Proteins encoded in a region of the Terriglobales bacterium genome:
- the alr gene encoding alanine racemase — protein MRPTWAEISLSALRHNFRLIQEHVGDKVTVCAVIKADAYGHGSPECARALQEAGATWYGVTSTEEGVKVREAGVTGRVLLMTGFWRGEQDDVVRHQLTPTVWEWWQIGALEAALAKVNAPPRSFPVHVKVDTGMARLGVPDYFMGLFLKRIQAAEAVALEGVFSHLASAEVLDATDARQQAQRFAEFEQFVCEHGFSPTYRHIANSAAVGGRPSLWRNMVRPGMLLYGYGLPLMRTEDDPEIPHPLAVKRVLSWKTKIISMKDVGAGQTVGYKAAYVTNRPTKLGVLPVGYADGLSRHLSSRGRVIVRGTYAPLVGIISMDITVVDVTDVNGAALGDDVTILGADGDCMIDAWEHARLEATIPYEVLCRVGGRVRRTYTE, from the coding sequence ATGAGACCTACTTGGGCGGAGATTTCGCTCAGCGCGTTGCGACACAATTTTCGCCTTATCCAGGAACATGTCGGGGACAAGGTGACCGTCTGCGCCGTCATCAAGGCCGACGCCTACGGCCACGGGTCGCCCGAGTGCGCTCGCGCACTGCAGGAAGCCGGCGCCACCTGGTACGGGGTGACTTCGACGGAGGAAGGGGTCAAGGTCCGCGAAGCCGGCGTTACCGGGCGCGTACTGTTGATGACCGGCTTCTGGCGCGGCGAGCAGGACGACGTAGTGCGTCACCAGCTCACGCCCACGGTCTGGGAGTGGTGGCAAATCGGCGCTCTTGAAGCCGCGCTTGCCAAGGTCAATGCTCCGCCGCGATCGTTTCCCGTCCATGTCAAGGTGGACACCGGCATGGCCCGCCTCGGTGTTCCCGATTACTTCATGGGCCTTTTTCTGAAGCGTATCCAGGCCGCCGAAGCGGTGGCGCTCGAGGGCGTCTTCAGCCACCTCGCATCCGCCGAAGTTCTCGATGCGACCGACGCCAGGCAGCAGGCGCAGCGCTTCGCCGAATTCGAGCAATTTGTCTGCGAGCACGGTTTCTCCCCGACTTACCGCCACATCGCCAACAGTGCCGCAGTAGGGGGGCGGCCCTCGCTGTGGCGCAACATGGTTCGTCCCGGGATGCTGCTCTACGGCTATGGCCTGCCGCTGATGCGTACCGAGGATGACCCCGAAATTCCACATCCCCTGGCAGTGAAGCGCGTGCTTTCATGGAAGACGAAAATCATTTCCATGAAGGACGTCGGCGCCGGACAGACGGTCGGCTACAAGGCTGCCTATGTCACCAACCGCCCGACAAAACTTGGTGTGCTCCCGGTCGGATACGCCGACGGGCTCTCGCGCCATCTCTCTTCGCGCGGACGCGTGATCGTGCGCGGAACTTACGCTCCGCTGGTCGGAATTATTTCCATGGACATCACGGTGGTGGACGTGACCGACGTAAATGGCGCCGCGCTTGGCGACGACGTCACCATTCTCGGCGCCGATGGCGATTGCATGATTGACGCCTGGGAGCACGCGCGCCTGGAAGCGACCATCCCGTACGAGGTCCTCTGCCGGGTGGGCGGGCGCGTCCGCAGGACCTACACCGAGTAG